gggCCCATATTTCATATAGCCCTTCTCCCTAACCCCTATGTTCTCCCTACCATGGTTGAATCGCACATCGTCTGTTGTCACGTTTGAAATCTACACAGCAAGCACGCCGCTGACCGTCACCTCCACATGCCTCCTCCTAGACAAGCTCCCCTATTCCTTTGGGCCACCTACCGCAGTAGGACAACCACACGGTGGCCCTCTACGCACAGCCCGCAATGCACTGGTCGGCCCCCGCCTCCCTCTGGTGTCCACACTAAGGCCATTGCCTCGATCACCTCCACATGCTAGATCTCCTTCGCTTGGACTGCCTCCTCATCGATCCCGCAATCTCCTTGCCCCCTTTCcattcctcccctcccccttcggTGATGAGGTCCCAAGCAATGACTTCCTCACAAATGAGCTTGCTCGCAGCCATCCTGCATGCGCTCACACGAGGACAGCATCGCACTCTAATTCAGTCTTGGACTCCCGAGGCCATGGTGCGCCTCATCGGCGGATGCCAAACTTTGACAAAGATTTGGGTGTTACATAATAATTTGGGGGAAATTGGAGCCAACAGCCTAAAGGTTGACGGGGGAGATGTGGTCGGGCGAGTACATGTGGCGGGAAAGTGATAGTGCGGTTGTTGTATCGAGGATGAGGAGGCGTCCTGGCTGGCGAGCTCGACGGGCTGACTGTCGACACACATTTCAGGCACGTCAGGGAAgatagaagaagagaagggatTGAGGAAGGCGGCCTCTTTGACATATGTGCTCTCcgaattttctattttttttatgttgattGGATTGTCTCGCTGTACCAAAACTATTATGGATCGAATTAGAGGGTTATCTGCTTGGTTTTACATCTCGGGTTTTATAGTTCAGTGGTGTAATTCGGACTTTTTCCTTAAAACAATAACCTGACAGGGTCTGAAGAAATTAGCTGCTGTTAATAACCGAGATTTGTGTGGCGGATTCATGGGATCCTAGCAAACTTGAATACCAAGTAGAGAAGTAATCGTTGAAATCCAACCACACGTTTATAACTTACAAATAAACCGGATGATTTCACAATTCCAGTGTAACGCAGCAGCGAAGCCTCAGCCGCACGGCGCGCAATGGCGGCCGCAGGCATCGGGCACATCCCCTCGGACGCCGTCGTGGAGATCCTGGTGCGCCTCCCgccgagctcgcggcggcggtgccgcctCGTGTGCCGGCACTGGCGCGACCTCGTCGACGACCGCACGCCGGAGATGCGGAGCCGCGCCAAGGCGCTCGTCCTGGTCCACGCCGTCGCGCACGTGTTCGACGACCTgccggaggggcggcgccggcagctGCTGCCCAACTGCCGCGGCGTCGACATCGTCGGCACGTGCAACGGGCTGGTATTCCTGTGCGAGTGGTCCAGGGGCTTCGCCCTGGTGAACCCGTTCACCGGCGAGAGGCtggacggcgccggcgtcccgccgccgccgtgtccgcgCGGCGAGGAGCCACCCTTCTACCAGCCGACGCACGCGGCGTACGCCTTCGGCTACCACCCGACGACGGGGAGGTACAAGATCGTGCACTTCCCCATCCAGGACAGACGGACCGAGACGTTCGACGCGGTGCGCGTGCTCACGCtcggggcggaggaggacgcgTCGACGTCGTGGCGAGACGTGCCGATGCCCGCCGGCGGATCGAGCCGCCGCGGCAGCTGCGGCGTCGTCAGCGTCGACGGCTCCACGTACTGGATCACCAGGGACACCGAGAGGGTCATGTCGCTggacctcggcgacgacgagcgcgtcgccgccgtcacgccGCTGCTCCCGGCGCGCACGGCGGGGCCGGGCTGCACCTGCAAGCTGACGGACGTGCGCGGCAGGCTCGGCGTCGCCGTCAGCGTCAGCATGGCGACGAGCACCGACACCGACGTGTGGGTGctcgaaggaggaggaggcggcggcggcgagcggcggtggagccGGCGGTACAGCGTGCGGGTGCACGGCGTGGAGCAGCAGCTGGCGTGGCCGCACTTCGCCCACGGCGAGCACGTCCTGACGACGTCGACGCACTGTAGCATCCGGGGGTTCTTGTACGCGCACCGGCTGAGcgacgacgggaggcggcggctgcagtGCAGCGCGGTGAGGATCaacgagcggcggccggggaagGTGGTGGGCTCGTTCGGCGCTTGTTACCGCCGGGATCTCCGGACCTTCGCCTACGTCGAGACCACCGAGCCGGTCAGCGTGTTCAGGCTCCGGGGATGACCGATGACGACGATGAATTCACCCTCATGGCCTCATATGCTATATTGCTATGCAGAGCTGTGTGTGTATGTCTATGGATGTTTTATGTTTAAGCTGATTTATTTTAACTAGCAAATTGCCTGCATTGCAacggttaaaaaaaagttatggtGTGCACGCTCATCCTTTGAAGAATATACATATTGGCATTTTCCAATCCCTTTAACTATATGAATTAATTTCTTACATATTTATCAGATCttacccaaaaaaaattttgtcGTTATTTTGCTTAGATATGGTTCTTTTGGGATGTTTGAATTTAGTGAGTACGTGGTTTTCACCGACAAGGAGTTTGCCACACATTAGTGATAGTGGCAAATTCATTGTCACGGCACTTGTCGAGGAgagatcctctctagcgggtggTCGTGAGACCCTccttgtgagttcggccgggggagaTGGCACGATGATCAAAAGCGCACTTCCACTTGCAGTCTAGCCACTAGATCGCTAACTAGTATCTGTGAAAGACaagggattatacaggttcgggccgctatcgAGCGTAATACCTTACTCATGTGCCTCTGCTCTCTCGCGACCTCTACTCTAATCAAAAGACTAAAGGTCGGATTATGGTTAACTTTTACAAGATGTTTTGGGCTCTAAGGGAAACCCAGCTGTTCTTCCTCCTGAGCTCAAGTTGTCTGAGAGTCGTCTCTTTTTTCAGTGGgcgaggtcctccttttatagttcaaggggataccacatgcgccGTCTATACCTACCCCTCCGTGGAAGGGGGAACCACCTTGCCTGGGTCAGACGACCGTACATGCCTTCAACCGGAAGCAAGGTGGTCGTGCGTCCTTGGGTGGGGCCTAACGCCGTCCCCCGCCTGACACGAGGGAGATCCCTGTCATTCGCCATTAAACACATAGAGACTTTGGTGGCTCACCACGCGTGGAGGGCACTCCTGGGAACGTGctgatgggacggggcatatCTGCCCCCACTCCATCTGACACAGAGCGGAACGTGGGGGCACTGCCACCCGTCCCATCGTCTGCGACCAGTCACAGACCGGTCGTCACAGACCGGTCAATCGAGCGGCGCCGCACGCCCGCCCCACACCGCATTAAATGTGGCGCCGTGCATTGAAGGCGCGTGGAGTAGTGTCTCTTGCTCCGCCTGCTCTCCCCGCCACGTGGTGAccgggcgagggcctcggggtggCGCACGCTGAAGGCCCGAGGGTCATGATGTGGCCCCCCGAGGCCCCCTGGCCGCGTCAGTGCTACCTGactgccccccctcccccgaggAGGTGGGGGAAAGCCAGGCCGCTCAGCCACGTGGCCTGTCGAGAAGGCAGCTTCCCTCTACTGTGCgtaccccgggcccatatcaccgacagcaCTACTACCTTTTAAATTAGTATAGATGACTTTTCTCTTTATCCCTGTTTCCGTTGCTCGAATCGAACAAGGATTTTAACCTCTTTTTCGTTTTTTCCTACATCTGAATTTCTCAATGCACAAACTCAATAAAAACCATTTGCATAAGTTACACTCAATGCCTGCCTTTGAAAATTTAAGATTGATTTCCAGACACATAGAAGATCTAGATTTTAAAATGAACTTTCCCCCTTCTAAAAAATGATTCTTCTCATAATGCCAACAGAAATTGCTCAAAATCAAAAccgaatttaaaattttttggttCGGTGTGCCAAATTTATGTTACCACTTGTAGGCATACCTGAGAGATGTGTTTCGGTTTTAGATTCAAATTTGGACCTTagtttaatttttgggttttgaCTTTGAATTTATAGTATTCCGGCCGCCTACTATCGTCTTTCTGGAGCCCTGATGCATCAAAAAGCTCGCCATTGGTGTttataacaacaaaacaatAGCCATCATCTGCAATACTGTTGTACAAATACAATATGTAAATTCTCGTGTTTTGAAGGCTTGAATTATTAACAGCCCTAATTTCAAAAACGCTATTTCGAACTGAAATATAAAAAGATCGATATGTATCTAACAAATTAATATCAGATAATTACATGTCAACTAATTGCAACTACAAATCCGTATCGAACGGCGAGTGCATCTCGCGAGCTCGTCAACAACTGAAGATCGATCGGGAGTttcgcgacggcgacggcggcggcaaggccgcTACACCGGTTTCAATGGACGACGCCGTCAGCCGGGGCGACCTACCCGCGGACGCCCACGTGGAGATCCTGCAGCGCGTCCCGCCGCTTCCGCCTCGTCTGCCGGCAATGGCGCGACGCCATCGACGAGCggcgcgccggccggcggcgaagtgcCGCGCCAAGACGCTCTTCGTCGTTGATGATGATAGGGATCTACCTCTTCGACGACCTAACGAGAGGGATCAGCAGGGAGGTGCTGCACGACTGCCAGAACAGTAGAACACAGGCGTCACCGTCGGCACGTACGTGCAACGGCGTGCTCTGCACGTGGCACTGGTACAGCTAGACTAGAGGCATCGTCCGTCTTGGGCAACCCGGTCACCGGCGAGACGCGACGCTGgacatcccgccgccgccgtgccccgCCCCGGGTGTCTACCCTGGATATATAGCGAGGGATCACAGCAAGTTCAGCTTCGATCGATCGGCTACctgccggcggcgtcgacggggcGGTACAAGATCGTGCACTTCCCCGTCAAGGGTGTTCGACGTGGTGCGGGTGTTCATGTTGGGGGATGACGCGTCGTGGCGAGACGTGGCGGTGAATGGCGCCGGATcgagccgccgcggcggctgcggcgtcgcCAGCGTCGACGGCGTCATCTACTGGATCGCCAACGTACGGCACCGAGATGGCCATGTCGTTCGACCTCAAGTACGAGCGCGTCGCCGCTGTCAAGCCGAGCTGCCGGCGCGTTCGGTGATGCCGACGGAGGTGCGCGggcggctcgccgtcgccgctgacCGAGGTACAAACATAGTACTCTCTctatccctaaatgtttgacgttgTTAACtcttttaaatatgtttaactgtttctcttattaaaaaaatttaagtaattgttaattctttttctatcatttgattcattgttaaatatacttttatgtatacatatagttttatatatttcacaaaagtttttgaataagacgaatgatcaaacatgtttaaaaaaatcaacggcgtcaaacatttaggaaaggagagagagtaCTAATTAACATAGTCGATACTAGATGGCTCGAACCATACTCGACTCGAGGCGTACCACTGCATTCGATAATCGATACTAGATCGGCCGCCACTGCCAGGACATCCGGGTATTCGCCTAGGTGGAGACATCTGAGCCGTTGGGTGTATACAGGCTTGGTAGACACGTGGCTGATGGTGTGACCGTGTGAGAATGTGAGATTGCAAGGCTGCAAATTGTCACGGGATTGTGGTTCGTTTTGAGTTTGTTTGATTCACAATTATAAGTTTAAGTTTTTGACATGTGCCAAAAGAACACTTTTCTGGAGATCAAAAACATATGCTTTGTGTTTTAGTTAGATATTCTAACTTTGGATTTACATTTTCGGTTTTGAATATGGAAGTTATATCGTAGTCTTCCTCCTGTTACTACATTCATAAATTCTACTGGTAGTGGTAGCGTTTTGAATGCTAGACTCAAAACTCTAAAATCCAAAACCGAACACAATTCTAGGCAATATTAGCTTGACCACTACGTAACTAAACAATACTACCAGCAGGAGAGAGATCTATCTATTTGAATCAAACCCGGGAAGATTTTGAATACCGTACCGAACGGCGAGCGCATCTCGCGGGGCCCTTCAACGACTCGAGAtcgtggcgacggcgacgggccaAGGCGGCGCTACACCAGCGGCAATAAtgcaggacgacggcgacggcgacggcgacgacaacggCTGGGACATGCCCTCGGATCCCCTCGGCGAGATcctgcgccgcctcccgccgctcgACCGGCGGCGCTCCCGCATCGTCTGCAGGCAGTGGCGCGACGCCGTGGActcgcgcgcgccggcgaggccgggcCCCGCCAAGACGCTCGTCGTCG
The Oryza glaberrima chromosome 8, OglaRS2, whole genome shotgun sequence DNA segment above includes these coding regions:
- the LOC127781965 gene encoding F-box protein At3g07870-like, which codes for MAAAGIGHIPSDAVVEILVRLPPSSRRRCRLVCRHWRDLVDDRTPEMRSRAKALVLVHAVAHVFDDLPEGRRRQLLPNCRGVDIVGTCNGLVFLCEWSRGFALVNPFTGERLDGAGVPPPPCPRGEEPPFYQPTHAAYAFGYHPTTGRYKIVHFPIQDRRTETFDAVRVLTLGAEEDASTSWRDVPMPAGGSSRRGSCGVVSVDGSTYWITRDTERVMSLDLGDDERVAAVTPLLPARTAGPGCTCKLTDVRGRLGVAVSVSMATSTDTDVWVLEGGGGGGGERRWSRRYSVRVHGVEQQLAWPHFAHGEHVLTTSTHCSIRGFLYAHRLSDDGRRRLQCSAVRINERRPGKVVGSFGACYRRDLRTFAYVETTEPVSVFRLRG